One genomic segment of Aquamicrobium sp. includes these proteins:
- a CDS encoding outer membrane protein, which produces MLKLHTPFVMGAVLSMAVALPATAADWIPEPPVIEYPDPEPAPVYGGWYLRGHIGGSNQRFRGLENAVNSAGPFQWVDKGGFSSAPIFGGGVGYKVNDYLRLDGIVEYRGKSSFTALDRYPAAGGPGTGGTNEYSAKKSELLLMVNAYADLGEFHGVTPYIGAGLGASRNTISHFRDVNVPQSSVFYADKDSTWQLAWALHAGVGIKATDRMTIDLGYSYVHLGDGRTKDAIAYDGSSNIGPFKFKDLASHDFKVGVRYSLF; this is translated from the coding sequence ATGCTGAAACTGCATACTCCGTTCGTGATGGGCGCCGTCCTGTCGATGGCCGTGGCGCTGCCGGCCACTGCGGCCGACTGGATTCCCGAGCCGCCGGTGATCGAATATCCGGATCCCGAGCCCGCGCCGGTCTATGGCGGCTGGTATCTGCGCGGCCATATCGGCGGCAGCAACCAGCGCTTCCGCGGTCTGGAGAACGCGGTCAACTCGGCCGGCCCCTTCCAGTGGGTCGACAAGGGCGGCTTCTCCAGCGCGCCGATCTTCGGCGGCGGCGTCGGCTACAAGGTCAACGACTATCTGCGCCTCGACGGCATCGTCGAGTATCGCGGCAAGTCGTCCTTCACCGCGCTCGACCGCTATCCGGCCGCGGGCGGTCCCGGAACGGGCGGCACCAACGAATACAGCGCCAAGAAGTCCGAACTGCTGCTGATGGTCAACGCCTATGCCGATCTCGGCGAGTTCCACGGCGTCACGCCCTATATCGGCGCCGGCCTCGGCGCGTCGCGCAACACGATCAGCCATTTCCGCGACGTGAACGTGCCGCAAAGCAGCGTCTTCTACGCCGACAAGGATTCGACCTGGCAGCTTGCCTGGGCGCTGCATGCCGGCGTCGGCATCAAGGCGACCGACCGCATGACCATCGACCTCGGCTACAGCTACGTCCATCTCGGCGACGGCAGGACCAAGGATGCGATCGCCTATGACGGATCGAGCAATATCGGCCCGTTCAAG
- a CDS encoding SH3 domain-containing protein, producing the protein MPALAAPLVLSVCGGVALVLAFGTLFGLQPRGLPTMMTSSDIDVTPAAAEPQAEPEPAIAAAPEPEEGPAEEPALVTALPDAPTNEAGEAVLEPIAPQLETAALADVVPDPGPTAAIPPALPAEITAFAPQPRPANPAEQPARNDAPAVPARAQPEPARAGGSAMRAATVRQAVNLRAAPNKRGQVVMVVPASAQIEAEANCGWCEISYQGRTGFIYKSFINYR; encoded by the coding sequence ATGCCGGCGCTCGCCGCGCCGCTGGTGCTGAGCGTGTGCGGCGGCGTGGCGCTGGTGCTGGCGTTCGGCACGCTGTTCGGGCTTCAGCCCCGCGGCCTGCCGACGATGATGACCAGTTCCGACATCGACGTGACGCCGGCTGCCGCGGAACCGCAGGCCGAGCCGGAGCCGGCCATCGCCGCGGCCCCCGAGCCCGAAGAAGGCCCCGCGGAGGAGCCGGCCCTCGTCACCGCGCTTCCGGACGCGCCGACCAACGAGGCCGGCGAAGCCGTCCTCGAACCCATCGCTCCCCAGTTGGAAACCGCCGCCCTCGCCGACGTCGTCCCCGACCCCGGCCCGACCGCGGCGATCCCGCCGGCGCTGCCGGCGGAAATCACCGCCTTCGCGCCACAGCCCCGCCCGGCCAACCCCGCCGAACAGCCGGCCCGGAACGACGCCCCGGCGGTGCCGGCACGGGCGCAGCCGGAACCGGCGCGCGCCGGCGGCTCGGCCATGCGCGCGGCCACCGTCAGGCAGGCCGTCAACCTGCGCGCCGCCCCCAACAAGCGCGGCCAGGTGGTGATGGTGGTGCCCGCCTCGGCGCAGATAGAAGCCGAGGCCAATTGCGGCTGGTGCGAGATCAGCTATCAGGGCCGCACCGGCTTCATCTACAAGAGCTTCATAAACTACCGCTGA
- a CDS encoding class I SAM-dependent methyltransferase yields the protein MPDLPTGNTDAFRAAHARSYAEGPPRQVPGFADLHRMTSLLLAERVPSHGRVLILGAGGGLELKALADAHPHWTFDGVDPSADMLEAAERVAGSHSARMRLHHGYIDAAPEGPFDGGVCLLTLHFVPRDQRLETLREVRRRLAPDAPFVVAHISVPRAEPQRSTWIARHVAFAGTDPANAENAMRAIATKLSILSPEEDEAMLREAGFSGVSLFYAGLTFRGWTGYAR from the coding sequence ATGCCCGATTTGCCCACCGGAAACACCGACGCTTTTCGCGCGGCCCATGCGCGGTCCTACGCGGAAGGGCCGCCAAGGCAGGTTCCGGGCTTTGCCGATCTTCATCGCATGACCTCGCTGCTGCTGGCCGAGCGCGTCCCGTCGCATGGGCGGGTTCTGATCCTCGGGGCGGGCGGCGGCCTTGAGCTCAAGGCGCTCGCCGACGCTCATCCGCACTGGACGTTCGACGGCGTCGATCCCTCGGCCGATATGCTGGAGGCGGCGGAACGGGTCGCGGGCTCGCATTCCGCGCGGATGCGCCTTCACCACGGCTATATTGACGCTGCGCCGGAAGGGCCGTTCGACGGCGGCGTCTGCCTGCTGACACTGCATTTCGTGCCTCGCGACCAGCGCCTGGAAACCCTGCGCGAAGTCCGCCGGCGGCTGGCGCCGGATGCGCCCTTCGTCGTCGCGCATATCAGCGTCCCCCGGGCCGAACCCCAGCGGTCGACGTGGATCGCCCGTCACGTCGCCTTCGCGGGAACCGATCCCGCCAATGCCGAAAACGCCATGCGGGCCATCGCGACCAAGCTCTCCATCCTGTCGCCCGAGGAAGACGAGGCGATGCTGCGCGAAGCCGGCTTCTCCGGCGTCAGCCTGTTCTATGCGGGGCTGACCTTCAGGGGATGGACAGGTTACGCCCGATAG
- a CDS encoding branched-chain amino acid ABC transporter substrate-binding protein, translating into MKKVLLAGAALSLLMAGSAWADIKIATVGPMTGQYASFGAQMKGGAEQAVEDINKAGGVNGEMLVLEVGDDACDPKQAVAVANQLAGSGTVFVAGHFCSGSSIPASAVYSEEGIVQISPASTNPAYTDDRPGPGTFRVCGRDDQQGDVAGKYLVENFADKKIAFVHDKTAYGKGLADATMAAYEAAGGKPALYEAYTAGEKDYTALVSKLKAEGIGVLYVGGYHTEAGLIVRQMREQGMDTILISGDALVTDEYWAITGEAGEGTLMTFSPDPRKDPDAQPLVEKFRAKGVEPEGYVLYTYAAVQAWADAVKAAGSTDFDAVVEALNTGTFKTVLGESGFDDKGDVKLPGYVFYEWKAGTYDYLEN; encoded by the coding sequence ATGAAAAAGGTTCTTTTGGCTGGTGCAGCGCTCAGCCTTCTGATGGCCGGTTCGGCCTGGGCCGACATCAAGATCGCAACGGTCGGTCCCATGACCGGTCAGTATGCGTCGTTTGGCGCCCAGATGAAGGGCGGCGCGGAGCAGGCGGTTGAGGACATCAACAAGGCCGGCGGCGTGAACGGCGAAATGCTGGTTCTGGAAGTCGGCGACGATGCCTGCGATCCGAAGCAGGCCGTGGCTGTCGCCAACCAGCTTGCCGGCTCGGGCACCGTGTTCGTCGCGGGTCACTTCTGCTCGGGTTCGTCGATCCCGGCCTCCGCGGTCTACTCGGAAGAAGGCATCGTGCAGATCTCGCCGGCTTCGACCAACCCGGCTTACACCGACGATCGTCCCGGCCCGGGCACGTTCCGCGTCTGCGGCCGTGACGACCAGCAGGGTGACGTGGCCGGCAAGTATCTCGTCGAGAACTTCGCCGACAAGAAGATCGCCTTCGTCCACGACAAGACCGCCTACGGCAAGGGCCTTGCCGATGCGACCATGGCGGCCTACGAGGCGGCTGGCGGCAAGCCGGCGCTCTACGAAGCCTACACCGCCGGTGAAAAGGACTACACCGCGCTGGTCTCCAAGCTGAAGGCCGAAGGCATCGGCGTGCTGTATGTCGGCGGCTACCACACCGAGGCCGGCCTGATCGTGCGCCAGATGCGCGAGCAGGGCATGGACACCATCCTCATCTCGGGCGACGCGCTCGTCACCGACGAGTACTGGGCGATCACCGGCGAGGCCGGCGAAGGCACGCTGATGACCTTCTCGCCCGACCCGCGCAAGGATCCGGACGCGCAGCCGCTGGTCGAGAAGTTCCGCGCCAAGGGCGTCGAGCCGGAAGGCTACGTGCTCTACACCTACGCCGCGGTGCAGGCCTGGGCTGACGCGGTCAAGGCCGCCGGCTCGACCGACTTCGACGCCGTGGTCGAGGCGCTGAACACGGGCACCTTCAAGACCGTGCTCGGCGAGTCGGGCTTCGACGACAAGGGCGATGTCAAGCTGCCCGGCTACGTCTTCTACGAGTGGAAGGCCGGCACCTACGACTATCTCGAGAACTAG